In Mongoliitalea daihaiensis, one DNA window encodes the following:
- a CDS encoding tyrosine-type recombinase/integrase: MTVFYPLSLSLIARRTTQQPPSVIIYINVRVKDFGVKRISTGFTVPEKNFKAGRLTGKSSAILAIGKKISEVMESLRESHADLVSRNIKPSPDLVISNVSSLAKDEYTLMYLFNQVIFEKEADVKNGLATHHLPEKFRVLRNQIEEFIKCDFQKSDIFLYEIEPSFITRFVLFLKSGLVGNGNVTINKKMGNLGQVFNYAIRNDWMNKNPVDHYKNLPEPKTNKEYLTEDQFRSLLEFKLPNPTHEIVKDTFIFMCLTGMAFTDMTKFTMSQIMDIEGTLFIRYVRSKTKGEITVPVFPKVLDIVNKNFMKTRLQGKRNKVMKEINDPVFAVQSMKTYNEKIKFLFEYNDMELDFSISSHAARKTFGNLITKLAGLETASQLLGHSSITTTEKNYVDKNAMEKILERSKIIASSDNNLFNN, encoded by the coding sequence ATGACTGTATTCTACCCTTTGAGTCTTTCTCTTATAGCAAGGAGAACTACTCAGCAACCGCCTTCTGTCATTATATATATTAATGTCAGGGTGAAAGATTTTGGAGTAAAAAGAATCTCCACTGGTTTTACTGTTCCTGAAAAAAACTTTAAAGCCGGAAGGCTTACAGGTAAATCATCCGCTATCCTTGCCATAGGGAAAAAAATTTCCGAAGTCATGGAAAGCCTCAGGGAATCACATGCCGACCTTGTGTCCAGGAACATTAAGCCTTCGCCAGATCTTGTCATAAGCAATGTGTCTTCTCTTGCAAAAGATGAATACACTCTTATGTATTTGTTCAATCAAGTTATCTTCGAAAAAGAAGCTGATGTAAAAAACGGTTTGGCTACCCATCACCTTCCTGAAAAGTTCAGGGTACTTAGGAACCAGATAGAAGAATTTATTAAATGCGACTTCCAAAAGTCGGATATATTCCTTTATGAGATTGAGCCATCTTTTATCACGAGGTTTGTACTCTTCCTTAAATCCGGACTTGTAGGAAATGGAAATGTAACCATTAATAAAAAGATGGGCAATCTTGGTCAGGTATTCAATTACGCAATCAGGAATGACTGGATGAATAAGAACCCTGTTGATCACTATAAAAATCTTCCCGAACCAAAAACCAATAAAGAATACCTTACAGAGGATCAGTTCAGGTCATTGCTTGAATTTAAGCTGCCTAATCCTACACATGAAATTGTGAAAGATACTTTTATTTTTATGTGTTTAACTGGCATGGCGTTTACAGATATGACAAAGTTTACGATGTCCCAAATCATGGACATAGAAGGCACTCTTTTTATTCGGTATGTTAGATCAAAAACCAAGGGTGAAATTACTGTTCCTGTATTCCCAAAGGTTCTTGATATTGTCAATAAGAACTTTATGAAAACCAGGTTGCAAGGCAAACGAAATAAGGTCATGAAAGAAATCAATGATCCAGTATTTGCTGTTCAATCCATGAAGACCTACAACGAAAAAATCAAATTCCTTTTTGAATACAATGACATGGAGCTTGACTTCTCAATCTCTTCCCATGCAGCAAGGAAAACATTTGGTAATCTTATCACCAAGCTTGCAGGACTTGAAACTGCTTCACAGCTTCTTGGCCATAGCTCTATTACTACCACAGAAAAAAATTACGTGGACAAGAATGCGATGGAAAAGATCCTTGAACGAAGTAAAATCATAGCCAGCTCAGACAACAATCTTTTTAATAATTAA